A section of the Pseudomonas flavescens genome encodes:
- a CDS encoding YciC family protein, with translation MNPLDALRDAWFFFRQNLLQIILLCLPFLLLEAALSMQLEGLVTAAKVPLYDVLLGLLFYPLYSAALILFIDARSRGEQPARGALVAMSLSLWPRFVLLAGIGTLAIMLGASLFILPGLWLMVRLVFSDYLLVLRGVSPLQALHQSLQLTQGHFWPILTCVMLVMVPPWLVGFWAGDIAAEPAGRLLLDLLLGLFQLFTTVVVFRLYMLRTGDNTAPLP, from the coding sequence ATGAATCCCCTCGACGCCCTGCGTGACGCCTGGTTCTTCTTCCGGCAAAACCTGCTGCAGATCATTCTCCTGTGCCTGCCCTTCCTGCTGCTCGAAGCCGCGCTGAGCATGCAGCTCGAAGGTCTGGTCACAGCCGCCAAGGTGCCGCTCTACGATGTGCTGCTCGGGCTGCTCTTCTATCCGCTGTACAGCGCCGCGCTGATCCTCTTCATCGACGCACGCAGCCGGGGCGAGCAGCCGGCCAGGGGCGCGCTGGTCGCCATGAGCCTGAGCCTGTGGCCGCGCTTCGTGCTGCTGGCCGGCATCGGCACCCTGGCGATCATGCTCGGCGCCTCGCTGTTCATCCTGCCGGGGTTGTGGCTGATGGTGCGCCTGGTGTTTTCCGACTACCTGCTGGTGCTGCGCGGGGTGTCGCCGCTGCAGGCGCTGCATCAGAGCCTGCAACTGACCCAAGGCCATTTCTGGCCGATTCTGACCTGCGTGATGCTGGTCATGGTGCCGCCGTGGCTGGTTGGTTTCTGGGCCGGCGATATTGCCGCGGAGCCTGCCGGGCGCCTGCTGCTGGACCTGCTGCTCGGTCTCTTTCAGCTATTCACCACGGTGGTGGTGTTCCGCCTGTACATGCTGCGCACGGGCGACAACACCGCGCCGCTGCCGTAA
- a CDS encoding LacI family DNA-binding transcriptional regulator has product MARKSRRELAKDRGDLGDLPITVKDVALKAGVSPITVSRAIQRPELVSDATRTHVLEVVRAMGYVPNLMAGGLATSKSRLVAIVLPTIANSIYASVVQAIMDRLAEAGYHALVGPSGYTPEHEEALLAAILGRRPDGIVLTGTFHTQASRERLASAGIPVVEAWDLSEDGLDMQVGFSHEQVGTAVAEHFFARGYRRWAVIGVDDPRALRRCNAVIERLTALGVDAVAVQTLPLPATWEVGRKGLAALLDGGEQPDFIFCSSDTVALGVLTEAASRGLKVPGDLAVLGFGDTLNGQFASPALSTVSVNAAEMGNQVAEALLRRFDGQGAEARVDTGFAIIERESTG; this is encoded by the coding sequence GTGGCAAGAAAATCGCGCAGAGAGCTGGCCAAAGACCGCGGTGACCTCGGCGACCTGCCGATCACGGTCAAGGATGTGGCCCTCAAGGCCGGTGTGTCACCGATCACCGTGTCGCGGGCGATCCAGCGCCCGGAGCTGGTCAGCGATGCCACCCGCACCCATGTGCTGGAAGTGGTGCGTGCCATGGGTTACGTGCCCAACCTGATGGCCGGCGGCCTGGCGACCAGCAAGAGTCGCCTGGTGGCCATCGTGCTGCCGACCATCGCCAACTCGATCTACGCCAGCGTGGTGCAGGCCATCATGGACCGTCTCGCCGAGGCCGGCTATCACGCCCTGGTCGGCCCGAGCGGCTACACCCCGGAGCATGAAGAAGCCCTGCTGGCCGCCATTCTCGGCCGCCGCCCGGATGGCATCGTGCTGACCGGCACCTTCCACACCCAGGCCAGCCGTGAGCGCCTGGCGTCCGCTGGCATCCCGGTGGTCGAGGCCTGGGACCTGAGTGAAGACGGCCTGGACATGCAGGTGGGCTTCTCCCATGAGCAGGTCGGCACCGCGGTGGCCGAGCACTTCTTCGCCAGGGGCTACCGGCGCTGGGCAGTGATCGGCGTCGACGATCCCCGTGCGCTGCGCCGCTGCAATGCGGTGATCGAGCGCCTCACCGCCCTGGGTGTCGACGCCGTGGCGGTACAGACCTTGCCCCTGCCGGCGACCTGGGAAGTCGGCCGCAAGGGCCTGGCCGCGTTGCTCGATGGCGGTGAGCAGCCGGATTTCATCTTCTGCAGCTCGGACACCGTCGCCCTCGGCGTGCTCACCGAAGCCGCCAGCCGCGGCCTGAAGGTACCTGGCGACCTCGCCGTACTGGGCTTCGGCGATACCCTCAACGGCCAGTTCGCCAGCCCTGCCCTCTCGACGGTCAGCGTGAATGCCGCGGAGATGGGCAACCAGGTCGCCGAGGCACTGCTGCGCCGCTTCGACGGCCAGGGTGCCGAGGCGCGCGTCGATACCGGCTTTGCGATCATCGAGCGTGAAAGCACGGGCTGA